A region of the Silene latifolia isolate original U9 population chromosome 9, ASM4854445v1, whole genome shotgun sequence genome:
TCATTCTTAATTTACGTTGCTTGTTACTCGGTAGTAGATAATAGTAGCGAAAAACGTACCTGACTCAACAAAGTAATAGAATAAGATCTGATATGAACCTCCATATTATCAGATCTGAATAATAAGTAATCGTCGTTAATTTTAATTGCCCAGTCGGTTAGGATTTATCAGATCTAAATAATAAGTAATCGtaacgtgttgtgaaataaagacaagagaatTGTAGAGAAAGTTAGAGAGAATATAGGGAAAAACAAGAGTGTATTCTTATTCCGTTATGagggtatatatacacatacgattagtagagtttccataagataatatatTCTATAATCCTATAAGATATGGACAttcatattataattataataatattcataacaCTTCTCTTTTTCCCCTAAAAAAAAattccttttctttctctttgttaTGTTCTCATCCCGAGACAAAAATATAATGGCACATGTAATTTTCCGTTGAAACATAGTCTCTCAAGTTTTGCTGCTTGATTCCGTTGACTCGTCTCAAGTCTCTCAAATCTCAATGATGCATCTATATTTGCTTTTAGAAAGCTAATTTAAAAAGAATTATATACCGACTGTATAAGGAAATTGAAAACTGAAAATTTTGATGTGTTTCAATTATAATTAAGAGTGCAATGCGCAGAAGCAGACTGCTGAAGTAATAAGTACGGAGTAATAAACAATGTAGCATAAACGAGTCCATAAGTAAATTATCAGTCAGCACGGAAATGATAATGAGAAATATACAAATTTGTCAATGTTTACCAGTAGAATATAGAAACAGCATCCTTATTCAGTTACATCGAGCCATTTAGAAAACAGTGTGTGAGTCGAGTCTACTTATTTTCCCATGAACCCCCTCAGCTGCAGTCTGCCAAGCAATCATTCACAGCACCTTTCACCAGCAGCATCTCTTTAGCTCCAAGTCATGTACCGATTCCAGCACCCCAACTGCCATAGACAGAGACTTTTTATTAGAAATTAAATATATCATTTGGAATCATATGATAAGAAATTATGAATATGGTAATAAGATAGAGATAAAGATTACAAAAGTAATATTATTCATGGAAAAATTGGAGTCCTTAAGACAGGGTATACGAAAGTAATATTATCACATTAGTGTTGAGGCTTGAGAAGTTGAGAGTCTCAACTACTACTTTGATGTAACTCATGGTTGTGGGGTAATTATTACCAGGCTTATGGAGCTCACAACAAAAGTGGAGGAAAGTAATGGTAGCATAGGGAGGAAAGAGGGGTGATGGGGAACTATTAATCCCATTCGAGGTAAATGAGCATCAACTTTCTCATGAGTTGCAACCATTACTCTTCCTTTCTCATCCCAAACCACTACTACTTTCATCcattttccttttgttttaagcTTCATTATCCTGCATTCCTGCTAATGATTACCCTTATCCCAAGCAAGCCCTTAGCAACATCAATAATAGTTTCGTGTAAGGTAAAAGTTTGGGGAAGCCAATCTTACAATAAAGATAATTTAAGGTATTCGCATGAGTTTTTGATATCCCAATTTGAAACTCTCTTTAAAACAATAGATAGTTCAACCCAATTCCTATCATGTGACCCTCTTACTCAAAACTTTGATATTGATGCAAGCTACATCACAAAGGCCTATTGAAGCCATGTCATGAATCAAATCATCAATTCCCTGATTTTTACAAGATACTTCTTTTGTCTCGCGATAAGGTTCAAAGGTTCCACCATCTCTCCACACATAATGATGGAGCCTATGAGCCTGAGCGTGGGACAAAGGGAGTATCACTTTGAGAAGAATCCAATTGAAACAGCCTCTTTGTCATGGATACTTtggtgaaagtgatttaataacTAAACTAGTTCTTTGAATATAAAAAACACCATAATATACCTCCAACTTCTACAACATCATCTCAGTTTGAAAAAGCTTACTGTGTTAGTTAGAAACCATCGTTTCGGTCTCCTCCACAAAACCATCTCCGGTCCAGTCTTTGTCAGACGATAAACCCTTTTTGACAGCTTTTCTTTGTTGAATAGCTTCCTGCTGCATTCTCACCAATTCCATGTGAGTTGTGAAGTATGGAAGCGATGCCCTGTGGAACAAATATGAAGTTAGAGAAAAAATTCATTTAAAAACACAGCAAAGTCAAAATTATTAAGTTATAGATTTTACCCCCGAAAGTCTTCTATAGAAGAGAAATTGTGCTCTCTCATGAAATCCTTCAGTTCAGAACACAACTTTTTAACCATACCATACCCATGCATCATGACTCCAGTGCAGACCTGCAAGGAGGCATAAAAAATACTAGCTGTAAAACTTGTCACAATTTTGGTATCGTACTCTGCCTTAAATTTAGTTACAAGTTCTTCACTCAAACTTTATTCTCATCCAAATATTTTGTGCCATcaggaaaaaggaaaagaaaagaaaaataccAAACCATTCTGCAGTTATTTTTCAGGATAAGGTTATAAGAAAAGAAAGTAAAATGATGATGAAACAGCAAATAACACTCGAGGAGACTGGAGTAAATATCTCCATAGATTTTATTGGTTGAATGTCGGGATACAACAAGAGCAATTGTCCAAAAATTTGAATGTATTAGGTTTGCATACAAAGCCACTGATTCCATAATGAAAGTATCAAACTATCAATGTTTGCTTAATCAAATAGCCAGATTCAACAAGTACTATGCCTAGACTTCTAGAGTAGTTGCTATATTTGATAGAGCAAAAAACTTGCTATTATTTGATTCTCAATTACAATGGAAAGAAGAAAAGTGTCCTACCCTGCCATTTTGGGGGAGGCCTAGTGTTTTATTTGGGTATGATGTTCGCACTAAAAGGGCTTACACTGTTACCACCATATTGGAAAGAATCTGGTTTCTGAAGGTGGGAAAATGTTGATTTTGAATAGCAGGACATGGTAGTGACTAGTGAGAAACAGGCACcatatctaagtaatgaaaccaCTATCTAAGTGGGACTAAATTATTAAGGAAAACCTGAACAGTATTTGAGCCAAGAAGAATGAATTCAGCAGCATCTCCACCAGTCTCAACACCTCCAATACCAGACAATGAATGTTCACTGCTAAACTCTGACTTCATCATCTTTGCAATGCTCATCACTTTGGCAAGTGCAATAGGATGGACGGCCTTAGAAGAATATCCACCAGGGGTTGAGTATCTGATATGAAAAATTTTTCATTAAGATTACGACAtatgaaatcatccatgaattAAAGTGTCAGTTGCATAACACAGAATGCTAACCCTTCTACGCAAGGCTCAGGGCGTAGCGTTGTGAGGTTGATCCCCATGACACTTTGGATTGTGTTAATAGCGGCAATCCCTTCACATCCTGATTTAAGTGCCACCCTTGCTGCCTGAACATACATCAAATGTTATTGTGAAGTATCAGTCAATCCATATCAACACAATCTTTATTAAAGGTCATCTGAGAACAGACCTTTTTAAGTTAACACACAGGGTAAGGTGTGTACATCTGGTCCCCCTGCCCAGCAGGTCACTTACTGACGAGAGCCTTTTAAGCACATGGGTAATATTGTTGTCGTATTGAACACACTTTCCATATTCATACGGCATGACACatggaaagaaaaaaaattaaataccATTAAGCTAACCTTTGAGATGTCAGTGATATTGGGGGTCATTTTTGCCCACACTGGAACAGTAGCCTTCGCATTAACCCAATCACAAACCTCCTCTAATAAGTCACAATCCTGTCCAACAGCAGCCCCCATTTTTCGCTCCGGCATACCATGAGGACATGAGAAGTTTACTTCAATTGCATCCTTTCGAGAATAAAAAGGTATAATAAGTGAATATTAATTAGATGGTGCAATATAGTACTGAAATTAATGTAACAATGTGAAAAGAATGTTTACAATCCCGGTTTGCTCAACACGATCAATGAGCTCCTCCCAGGCTGACTTATTATATTCCTCCATGATTGAAGCAATCAGTATTCTATCAGGATACTCTTCCTTCAACTTTTTAAATTCTGCTAGCATAGTTTCAAAAGGACGGTCACTAATGAGCTCAATGTTCTCCCATCCTATAATTTGTCCTCTTGAGGAGCCATTTGCTCCTGCTCTTAAACGAGCATATCTAGGAGTGACATTTATAACTTTTGCAGCATCCAGAGAAACCTACAAAATGTAGACCCTTTGTCAGAAAATCACATCCAAACACCATGTCAGATGTTAAAAGACCCTCACTACTGAAATTGAGATCACAATTGTGTAATTTTTGTTAGAAAGAACATTTCAGTTTGGATTGTCCCTGGAAAAAAAGTTCACTTTCATAATAGATAATATGCCGAAATATACTTTGCACAAGAATGAGATATTCCAACAACCACCTTTACAAAAAGGTAACTACGGCGACAAATTACGCACATGCCTACGGTGATCAACAGTCAACACCAGAAAGTTGACTATTTTTGCTGGAAAGTGGGTTTGGGTAGTTTAGACAAAAAAAATTATAGATGGGATGATTTACAAAATTTGGAGTAAGACTTGGTAATATGCAAGTGAGCCTATATAAAAGGAGTGTTGGGCAAAAAAATCCTCCCAAGGATATCCCTAGTAATATTGGACAACCTTTGAGTTAAAGTGTATTAGCCAAACTATCTGACATGAGTTTCATCCTCGAGTATTCTACATAAATAAACTGAGAGTGATGCATAAAATCTAGTTAGTTGCCATTTATGTTGAGTGTCCATAGCAAAAATAATCAACACGAGAAATTGGTCGGTTAAATTCTCATTTAAAAAGATTTCAACTAGTTTTTGTCAAGAGATAAAAAGGGATGAGTTTGTAAATGTAATTGCACGAGCCATTGTGTGATACGAAGCAAGTATATTAAAGGAGGCTAGGAGGGACGTGGGCTCATTGGTTGATTGCTGGACGCATCTATCAGCGATGATTAGTTACTGAATACTGATTAGCTCAATATCTCCGGGCAATGGCAAAGTGATGAAGTTGGATATCAtcatttgatatatatatatatatatatatatatatatatatgtatgtatatgtatatatggTAGAATCATGTAAATGCTACTTGATCTGATTCCATAGTCTCTATAAGTCTATCCTATATATGGCAGCACTGATGCTGTTTTACTCTGTACATAGCACTCAATTTATGGCATTAAATCTTGTTTTGAGACTTGATCTCGAATTTGGGCTACTTGACTTGACCTGCTCGTCTATTTAAACTTGTTAAAAATTTAAAGGGTATGTATAGCATGTATACTACGATTACTGAATACAGTAAAATGCAATCCCTACGTAAATTCTCACACACTTTTATTTAGCAATAACAAACAGACTTATTGTAGCCAGTATATGAAAATAAAATGCAACAGCAACTTTAAATTGAGTTATtaataaaaaagaaaagaagagactGACAGTTTTAGCAATAACAGCACCCCATCCTTCATCAAAGGCTCTCTTCATTACAGTGTAGTTGGTACCTGGAGGACCCGACCCGATCACAAACGGGTTGGGCATAGTTAACCCATTCACCTTTACAGTTAGATCCGGCTCCACCTGACCTGACTCGGACGCACGGACCTTGAACCCAACTCGACTAGGCCGAGTTGACCGACTTGAATTATTATTCGCCACCAATAATGGATTCTTGAATTGCGGTGATAGCTTTAATGAAGCCATATTTGAGCAATTTAGTTTATAATTCTGGTAGGAATGAATGAACTACTATGGAGGAGTTAGAGTAGCAGTTATTAATATTTTTCAGATTGAAATTATGAGAGAGTAAtcaaatcataatcataatcttaatcataataacaataataaatagaCGATGAGGAGGAATGAGGGGGATAGAGTTACGTTATGAGTTGGAACTCAACTAACCAACGATCGGTGGATTAAATGACTTATTTTTTTAATTTCGACAGAACGTGAATTCAGATTTAGGAGATTAAAGCCTCCATTACGGGCCGTGGGTAACTCTTTTTTTAAGCCAATTGTTATTCATTGTCGACGAATTACTTTAAATTGTAGACAATATAAATAAATTGTCCATATTATACTATCGAcaaataatttaatcgataaatTGAAACTGATATAGAAGGGACTTGAGTATATGTTCAAAACGCAAGTTCACGTCACTCTTAGCATTTCAAATTTACTCACTTGATTTAAAAGCTAAATATCTCCAAAACTATGGCTAATTTTGGACATGATGTTAACTATTAGAGAATATTAGATAGAATAAGCTATTATTATGAGTATCATAATAATATTCTATAGAATAATATGAATATTCTTGGAGTATCCTCCAAGACGGTCTACTATATAGTGTGATCGACTTATCAATATAATAATCAAGTCATTCAGTTCATCATATCGTTGGTATCAACCTAAAATCGATTCAACCTCTCACAAACTCTTCTGCAACAACCACGTGTCTAAACTGTGGACTGCATACCATCAACAACTGGTACTACCATACGAAGCATATTAGTATGAGTCTTATGTTTGTTGTTTTTAGGAGCATTTAGTTAAAAGCTACATAGAGGTTATTGCCTTATTGGTAACTACTCTTAAGTAATTAAGTAAAAGAACAATCGTTTTTTACACAAGTATTTGTTTTAAAGTTTAGGGGAAATGTTTCAAACCGCATTGGTAGTATGCTAATATTTCAATTGAAGTATTGTTTTCGCTATGGAAAATACTGAATGTGAAGTTAACTAATGAACAATTCACTCTACTATCAAGAATTCATGACTTTAGTGTCATAACGAAAGGAGTAGGTCAAGTCGGGTTCTAAAAGAGCGGAAGAGGATTGTGAAAGAAATCGTTGATTTGCTGAAGCAAGAAGAGATATTTTGGCGTCAAAGATCACGGGTTTTATGGCTTAAAGAAGGTGATAAGAATACCAAATATTTTCATCAAAAGTCGGATCAGCGAAAAAGACGAATCACATTGCTAGACTTATTCACGACGAGGCTAGGGAACATGTTGGAACGGAGGCTGTAGCGAAAGTAGCGAAGAATTATTTTGACCAACTATTTACATCGAGTAGACCCGTCGACTTAACGATAACACATTATTATTTCATTATCGGTAAGAAAATACATGCTTATTTTTTAAAATTGATCTTACATGGATACTGATTACTGAGTACTGACCGAGTTTTTTCATGTCATAGATATAGAAGCAATTTGGTGACAGCGAAAAAGTCCAAGAAAATGATGTAGCTTTAGAGGCTCCACCTCCTGCCGTGAACTGCCATCATGGTATCAGTTACCGTCACCATGGACACCACCACCGCAAGAGTCACCACCATCACAAGGTCAAACACCACAAGCATCACTACCACCACAAGGTCAAACACCACAAGCATCACCACCACCACGGTCATCACCATCACCATTCTGCTACAACCCCATTTGCAGCCCCAACCCCAGCGGCTATAGTTGGTGATAAGAATACCATTGataagtcataattatatacatatttattcctccccttagttacttttgagACAGTTTTGTGCTTATATATGTCATTTATATGCCGTTATtactagaatgtcgatacttccgccttttggtgTTTTAATGCAGATTTGACGCATTCGAGGAACAAATGGTTGATAATGAGCACCGCGGAGTCGGCAAGACAGAGTATAAGAAGGATGGCACAAGAATCAGAAAAAATGAAAGGAAAGAAAAGGAGAAAACATGAAAAGAAGCTGAATTCTGAGGTTCCTTGATCAAGTCTTCcagcacttgatcgagtatcctACGTGCTGAAGACTTGCTGCGCAATTTCCTAAAGTCGGTTTATGTTTTGTATAAATACCAAACTCGTGCCCTATTATTATTTTACGCCTCTTTTACATTAAAAACTCTTAGAATACTTTAGACTTAGTTTATTTACGCATCGCTTCCTGATCTACATACTTTAATTACGGTATTCATTaatcttttttaattattgttaattcaaTTTCTAGTTTACACAATTAATTCATTGTTCATCTTATTTATGCTTTCAATTATGTTTACCTTCAATATTATTATTGCTATTTTTACTAGTATGTGTAGCTAAACTCCTAATCTAGGGTAAAGGGGATCTAGGATCATGTTAGAAAGGGGTAACTAGTACATTGACTGTTAAATTGATTTTGGTTGTTGGTCAGATATGGTTTTGAATCTAATTGATGATCAGAGTTGATTAATTAGTATTGCAAattaggattatcaccgaccgaGTTAAGAATAATATAGGTTGCGATAACTGAATAGACTGACTTAATATAACGACCGCATGTTAAGTTTGGAATCTAAAGGGCATATTAGAATCGATTTatcatatgaccttaaacaacccAATTGTTctgttaattaattaaatcacacccccagataattgacctagtgaacctgatccctagaccttttaattTATCGAattcgttatttatttattttgcaattagTTTTAGCAAACCAATCAAATCGTTCAAGAAAACTGTCACcttaaggctccgtttggcaagatATTTCAGGTACCTGTTTTGACCGAAGTAGCTTTTTTGATAaaaatttcaggtagcttatttttctggaagtgtttggcaagtagcttatttgccgaaataagctacctgaaatgaaatgctacttagagtagcatttcacatttcaggtacctgattcttGGTAATATTACCTTTTTACCATttcaatttataatatattaaataattattatatccttttacgtcattttaccaaaataagctatattttcagttagtttgccaaacaattttttatataatcagtcaccttatcagctcctaatttttttttttttttttggtgaaaatgtgaatATAATATATAAAATCAAGGAATATACAAAAGGTACACAACTGATCACGGTTCAAGCCCCGTCAAAGACACAAAcaaacatataacatactaagccTGTTGTCCCTGAATCAAAGCAAGCCAATCTATGTTCACATTGGCTCCTCCTAGCTTTAGTTACTCTTTCGCTAACTTCTTCCCCAATTCTCCCGGCTACCACTTCAGACGCACCAAATAAGAGTTTAATCTTGCATTGTTTCTTTGGAACCAAATATGGTAATGATAAGCGATAAGACAAGCGACTCTTGCCTTCCAAAGGATCGATTTACGATACACCATAGCTAGTCATTTTGTAACGTATCGTGACAGGTCCTCCAAACCATTGGCTTAGCTGAGCTTTAATTCTCGCAATCAGTAAACACACTCAGAGAACACATGATGTACGGTCTCGGTTTGAGACTCACACATCACACATAAATCATCAAAGACAAAACCATActtgaacaatttttccttgacATTCATCCCATtatgcatcatcaaccaagtaACAATGGAATGCTTAGGGACATTCCAATTGTTCCAAACCACAGTGACCGATCTGCGCGCATTCTCGTTCGAGAGCACAACCAATCGTATCCACTTCGAATAGTATATCCCTTAGGGTGGTGATCCCAGCTGCCATTCACAAACCCTTCCTTTAGCTTCTCTTTCACTTTGCAGATGCTCTTCCAAACCCAAGTACTGTCAGCAGGAGGGGAGTAGTCCTGCCAGTTCTGATCTTTAATGTAAATAGCATTGATCCATTTGATCCACAGTCTATCAGCCTTTGTGTGTATCCAGTTGACAAGTTTCCCAACAGTGGCAATGTTCCAAATGTCTGCTTTTTTGATCCCTAATCCACCTTCCTTTTTTGAAGTAGTCACTGTGTCCCAAGCTACCAAAGGAACCCTATGGAAATCAGGGCTTCCATCCCATAGGAAATTCCTACATATAGCTTCAATACGTTTAATGACACTTTGAGGAATTACAAACATTTGAGCCCAGTAGTTATACAATGTATTGAGAACAGAATTGATTAAGGTGATCCTGCCAGCATAAGATAGCTTCTTTGCTCCCAATCCTCTTATCCTAGAGACCATTTTTTCAGTAAGAGAGGTGCAATCCTTCTTGGATATCTTACCAGGTTGTATAGGCACCCCTAAGTACCTAAAAGGCATGACCCCCTCCTTAAAACCAGTCACTGATTTGATACCTTCTTTGACCTCCTCTTGCATCCCATTAAAGAAAATCTCAGATTTAGTATTGTTCATTGTGAGTCCAGATGCATTAGAAAAAGAAGTATAAGCTTTCATCAGCAGCATGATAGAAGGAGGGTCTCCTTTACACAACATCAgcaggtcatctgcaaacatcagatgAGTAAGCTTGAGTGGCTTGCA
Encoded here:
- the LOC141600010 gene encoding dihydropyrimidine dehydrogenase (NADP(+)), chloroplastic gives rise to the protein MASLKLSPQFKNPLLVANNNSSRSTRPSRVGFKVRASESGQVEPDLTVKVNGLTMPNPFVIGSGPPGTNYTVMKRAFDEGWGAVIAKTVSLDAAKVINVTPRYARLRAGANGSSRGQIIGWENIELISDRPFETMLAEFKKLKEEYPDRILIASIMEEYNKSAWEELIDRVEQTGIDAIEVNFSCPHGMPERKMGAAVGQDCDLLEEVCDWVNAKATVPVWAKMTPNITDISKAARVALKSGCEGIAAINTIQSVMGINLTTLRPEPCVEGYSTPGGYSSKAVHPIALAKVMSIAKMMKSEFSSEHSLSGIGGVETGGDAAEFILLGSNTVQVCTGVMMHGYGMVKKLCSELKDFMREHNFSSIEDFRGASLPYFTTHMELVRMQQEAIQQRKAVKKGLSSDKDWTGDGFVEETETMVSN